One window of the Bacteroidales bacterium genome contains the following:
- the odhB gene encoding 2-oxoglutarate dehydrogenase complex dihydrolipoyllysine-residue succinyltransferase — protein MIVEIKVPSPGESITEVQIASWLVEDGSLVKKDQEIAEIDSDKATLSISAEVSGKIKLLAEEGDTVDIGTVVCSIDSNVEMPKTAVVAETKKEDAPTEKEEKSISAVEEKSADSIPSESDIHISPLARKLMQEKNISEKDITAFYKSLRLGTKDVEFYLGANDKIPLKQDSVQTSSWGGTRNQEVKKMSLLRKKLAQRLVSVKNETAMLTTFNEVNMTPIMEIRKKYKEQFKEQHGVGLGFMSFFTKAVTEALQHFPQVNSMINGDEIISYDYADISVAVSSPKGLVVPVIRNAETLSLAGIEKEIKALAVKARNGKLSLEEMTGGTFTITNGGVFGSMLSTPIINPPQSAILGMHNIVERPIAVNGKVEIHPIMYLALSYDHRVIDGKESVGFLVKIKEMLENPERMLFSGKSPIESLLGF, from the coding sequence ATGATTGTAGAAATAAAAGTCCCCAGTCCGGGAGAATCAATTACAGAAGTGCAAATAGCCTCTTGGTTAGTAGAAGATGGCAGCTTGGTTAAAAAAGATCAGGAAATTGCCGAAATAGATTCTGATAAAGCAACCTTAAGTATTAGTGCCGAGGTTTCCGGTAAAATAAAACTTTTGGCAGAAGAAGGTGATACTGTTGATATTGGAACCGTGGTTTGTAGTATAGATTCTAATGTTGAGATGCCGAAAACAGCAGTCGTTGCCGAAACCAAGAAAGAAGACGCTCCAACTGAAAAAGAAGAGAAGTCAATATCTGCTGTTGAAGAAAAATCTGCAGATTCTATTCCTTCAGAATCAGATATTCATATTTCGCCCTTAGCACGTAAGCTGATGCAAGAAAAAAACATTAGCGAAAAAGACATCACAGCTTTTTATAAATCGCTTAGGTTGGGGACAAAAGATGTAGAATTTTATTTAGGAGCTAATGATAAAATACCTCTTAAACAAGATTCCGTTCAAACAAGTTCTTGGGGAGGAACACGAAATCAGGAAGTGAAAAAGATGTCTCTTTTAAGAAAAAAATTGGCTCAACGTTTGGTTTCTGTTAAGAATGAAACGGCAATGCTTACCACTTTTAACGAGGTGAATATGACTCCAATTATGGAGATTCGGAAAAAGTATAAAGAGCAATTTAAAGAACAGCATGGTGTTGGTTTGGGTTTTATGTCTTTCTTTACAAAAGCCGTAACAGAAGCTTTACAGCATTTCCCACAGGTAAATTCTATGATCAATGGCGATGAAATTATAAGTTACGATTATGCTGATATCAGTGTGGCAGTGAGCTCTCCAAAAGGATTGGTAGTTCCCGTTATTAGAAATGCCGAAACTCTTAGTTTGGCAGGAATTGAGAAGGAAATAAAGGCTCTTGCCGTAAAGGCAAGAAACGGAAAATTAAGCTTGGAAGAAATGACAGGTGGTACATTTACCATTACCAACGGTGGCGTTTTTGGTTCAATGTTATCAACACCAATTATTAATCCGCCTCAATCTGCTATTTTAGGAATGCATAATATTGTGGAACGTCCAATCGCTGTAAATGGTAAAGTGGAAATTCATCCTATTATGTATTTAGCTCTTTCTTACGATCATAGAGTTATTGACGGAAAAGAATCTGTTGGCTTTTTAGTTAAAATAAAAGAGATGTTGGAAAACCCTGAGCGAATGCTTTTTAGTGGAAAATCACCAATTGAGAGTCTTTTAGGATTTTAG